From Anaerohalosphaera lusitana, one genomic window encodes:
- a CDS encoding phage Gp37/Gp68 family protein: MTKSKIEWTDQTWNPVVGCSRISEGCQNCYAERMAGRLANMNVPQYKQVVLFEDIANSRLSPEIKVTGWNGATAFVESALQKPLHWKKPRMIFVCSMGDLFHESVPFEWIDKVFAVMDLCPQHTFQVLTKRAARMREYFKSVKELPVGSPRDMAIFDGWRAVYGTKLNERLWPLPNVWLGVTAENQTRADERIPELLRCPAVVRFVSVEPMLGAVVMPEDGTACEFCGRNYESVTVDCGDWCEEFCAKCRDYDPDAVSTIITNHLGDGQSHINWVICGGESGPGARPLHPNWVRGLRDQCSEAGVPFLFKQWGGANKKKAGRLLDGVLHDEFPEVKV; encoded by the coding sequence ATGACTAAATCAAAGATCGAATGGACGGATCAGACGTGGAACCCGGTAGTCGGGTGCTCTAGGATTTCGGAGGGCTGCCAGAATTGCTACGCCGAGCGGATGGCCGGTCGGTTGGCAAACATGAACGTGCCGCAGTACAAACAGGTAGTGCTTTTTGAAGATATAGCAAATAGCCGGTTGTCGCCGGAAATCAAAGTAACCGGTTGGAACGGTGCTACGGCGTTTGTCGAGTCGGCCTTGCAAAAGCCCCTGCACTGGAAAAAGCCCAGAATGATATTTGTCTGCTCGATGGGTGATCTGTTTCATGAATCGGTTCCGTTTGAGTGGATCGACAAGGTGTTTGCGGTGATGGATCTGTGCCCGCAGCATACTTTTCAGGTACTGACTAAGCGGGCGGCGCGGATGCGGGAGTATTTTAAATCGGTAAAGGAGCTGCCAGTTGGGTCGCCCAGGGACATGGCAATATTTGACGGCTGGCGTGCTGTGTATGGTACTAAGCTGAATGAGCGGTTGTGGCCCCTGCCTAACGTCTGGCTGGGGGTTACTGCCGAGAACCAAACACGGGCGGATGAGCGGATCCCGGAATTGCTGCGATGCCCCGCCGTCGTGCGGTTTGTTTCGGTGGAACCGATGCTGGGAGCGGTTGTAATGCCCGAAGACGGGACGGCGTGTGAGTTCTGTGGACGTAATTATGAGTCGGTGACCGTCGACTGCGGTGACTGGTGTGAGGAGTTTTGCGCAAAGTGCCGCGATTATGACCCAGATGCCGTGAGCACGATTATTACCAATCACTTGGGTGACGGGCAATCGCATATAAACTGGGTTATCTGCGGAGGTGAGTCGGGGCCGGGGGCTCGTCCGTTGCATCCCAACTGGGTGCGGGGACTGCGTGACCAGTGCAGCGAGGCGGGCGTGCCGTTTTTGTTTAAGCAGTGGGGTGGGGCTAACAAGAAAAAAGCCGGGCGGCTGCTGGACGGTGTTTTGCATGATGAGTTTCCGGAGGTGAAGGTATGA
- a CDS encoding DNA translocase FtsK → MNESEKDKLFDEAVRVVREADRGSVSLLQRRLGIGYARAARLINSLEEAGVIGAYRVGKAREVLKGKI, encoded by the coding sequence ATGAACGAGAGTGAAAAGGATAAACTGTTTGATGAGGCTGTGCGGGTGGTGCGGGAGGCGGATCGGGGCAGCGTGTCATTGCTGCAGCGGCGGCTGGGGATCGGCTATGCACGAGCCGCCCGGCTGATAAATTCGCTGGAAGAAGCCGGCGTGATCGGTGCGTATCGAGTCGGCAAGGCGCGTGAGGTTTTGAAAGGGAAGATATGA
- a CDS encoding terminase gpA endonuclease subunit, whose translation MVKPKPKTEDTPLRWPEPLPMQADELAVLRPPERVTMDVWAEQNYVLSAKTAERHGPWSNDMVPFLVEPMRRLSDPAVRQVTAMACSQAGKTELANIFIGYTIEMNPAPTLIVMPTEATVQRRVNTRLRPMFEACPQLLRHIGGDIEKLNVGKETMLDNMILYLGWAGSAIALADIPVCNVIFDEPGKYPDGSGKEADPISLGKKRQRTFSTRSKTLAISTPVLKNDHIHREFEAGDKREYWIKCQHCGDYHPPKWKNVFLEKDENGRLLDPETYRAGGHSWYACPECGAKWSEIERWKAVLAGVWCPEGCTVDGDGVVRGEIPVTTHHSYHINAMMLHPSFQTIADLAGDWAYAQQQRRAGNIKPLQDFINSELGEPFEEREKPTEITVLKSHVGGYPPAIVPDGVQMLTCGIDVQIDHVWYWLAGYGYLSEAWQIECGRIETGDTSRLENFELVAQLLESSWPLANSAEDRIAIRRSAIDASYRTDVVQDFCLRCASDVVPVMGDHTVKARLYRRTPVMGGKVHRYDICVNTIKDRIYRLMYESESPGPGFYHFHREVSEDTLNQLASEEVKNERKGRKIIKGWFPKYEGRANHLWDAAVYADFAGELAGARTLRDPAKPKKRIRLSDRQKRGRTKRF comes from the coding sequence ATGGTAAAGCCCAAACCGAAAACTGAAGATACGCCCTTGCGGTGGCCCGAACCTTTGCCGATGCAGGCGGATGAGCTGGCGGTGCTGCGTCCGCCCGAGCGGGTGACGATGGATGTTTGGGCGGAGCAGAACTATGTGCTCAGCGCAAAGACCGCCGAACGGCACGGCCCGTGGAGCAACGACATGGTGCCGTTTCTGGTGGAGCCGATGCGGAGGCTGTCGGACCCGGCCGTGCGGCAGGTGACCGCGATGGCGTGCAGCCAGGCGGGCAAGACGGAGCTGGCGAACATCTTTATCGGCTACACGATCGAGATGAACCCAGCGCCTACGCTGATCGTGATGCCGACCGAGGCGACCGTGCAGCGGCGTGTGAATACGCGGCTGCGGCCGATGTTCGAGGCGTGCCCGCAGCTTTTGCGGCATATCGGCGGCGACATCGAGAAGCTGAACGTCGGCAAGGAAACGATGCTCGACAACATGATACTGTACCTGGGCTGGGCGGGCTCTGCGATCGCGCTGGCGGACATCCCGGTGTGCAACGTGATATTTGATGAGCCGGGCAAATATCCCGACGGCAGCGGCAAAGAGGCGGACCCGATAAGCCTGGGCAAGAAGCGGCAAAGGACGTTCTCGACGCGGTCGAAGACGCTGGCGATCTCTACGCCGGTGCTGAAAAACGACCACATACACCGTGAGTTCGAGGCGGGCGACAAGCGGGAGTACTGGATAAAGTGTCAGCACTGCGGCGACTACCACCCGCCGAAGTGGAAGAACGTATTTCTGGAAAAAGACGAGAACGGCAGGCTGCTCGATCCGGAGACTTACCGCGCGGGCGGGCACAGCTGGTACGCGTGCCCGGAGTGCGGGGCGAAGTGGAGCGAGATCGAACGCTGGAAGGCCGTGCTGGCCGGCGTGTGGTGCCCGGAGGGGTGCACGGTGGACGGCGACGGCGTGGTACGCGGCGAGATACCGGTGACCACGCATCACAGCTACCACATAAACGCGATGATGCTGCATCCATCGTTCCAGACGATCGCGGACCTGGCGGGCGACTGGGCGTACGCTCAGCAGCAGCGGCGGGCGGGCAACATAAAACCCCTGCAGGATTTTATCAATTCCGAGCTTGGCGAGCCGTTCGAGGAGCGGGAGAAGCCGACCGAGATCACGGTCTTGAAAAGCCATGTCGGCGGATATCCGCCCGCGATCGTACCCGACGGCGTGCAGATGCTGACCTGCGGCATCGACGTGCAGATCGACCATGTGTGGTACTGGCTGGCGGGGTACGGGTATCTCTCGGAGGCATGGCAGATCGAGTGCGGCAGGATCGAGACCGGCGACACCTCGCGTCTGGAGAATTTCGAGCTGGTCGCTCAACTGCTGGAATCGTCGTGGCCGTTGGCGAACTCCGCCGAGGACCGGATCGCCATTAGGAGATCCGCGATCGACGCCAGCTACCGCACCGACGTGGTGCAGGACTTTTGCCTGCGGTGCGCATCGGACGTGGTGCCGGTGATGGGCGATCATACCGTCAAGGCCAGGCTGTACCGCCGCACGCCGGTGATGGGCGGCAAGGTGCATCGGTATGACATCTGCGTGAACACGATCAAGGACAGGATATACCGGCTGATGTACGAATCGGAGTCGCCGGGGCCGGGCTTTTATCATTTTCACCGCGAGGTGAGCGAGGACACGCTCAATCAGCTCGCCTCCGAAGAGGTAAAAAACGAACGCAAGGGGCGAAAGATAATCAAGGGGTGGTTCCCAAAATACGAGGGGCGGGCGAATCACCTTTGGGATGCGGCGGTTTACGCCGATTTCGCGGGCGAGCTGGCCGGTGCGAGGACGCTTCGGGATCCGGCGAAGCCGAAAAAGCGGATAAGGCTCAGCGATCGGCAAAAACGCGGGCGCACGAAACGATTTTAG
- a CDS encoding phage portal protein has product MRIPFLNNRKKKGKRAPGRKDMERQVRQAVQRYYEVAASNAQTIKSFGTAQAGDPNDWLSDDVQTLRARASYEIRHNGYAKGMTRTRANDLIGTRPRLQFRSGNAKFDEAVEREWALWAGTSDNPVWGVGYCDAEGTKSLSDILKIACARHQDDSGDGYIIMTRERRGPGNWRQRGDRGVRLRLRLVHPDRIMTPWGVDDDSVKDGIEYDANGRPAYYYVMKEHPNSATADLVGKYEKIPAKYVLHYFEFEYADQAHGEPRITPSLWTWNKMRRYTEAVVGSAELAACLAGIITGDSDPDDDEVLDWDTVEIVKNALMTVPGGGDIHQFKAEQPTGTYKEFKAELLNEAARPSNMPYNVAAGNSSGYNYSSGRLDKQEYQKDTANERHGVETRILAAIAAEWLREAMLIPGFLPSAPPEVLRNARGGWYWDGVGHVDPQKEANAQETRLHRSKVSNFADECAKDGKDWQQVMIQRAKEKEFAESLGLNYEQAAVADMPPQNGNDDQDDDDEDEDDEQ; this is encoded by the coding sequence GTGCGGATACCTTTTCTGAACAATCGAAAGAAAAAGGGCAAGCGGGCCCCCGGCCGCAAAGATATGGAGCGGCAGGTCCGCCAGGCCGTGCAGCGGTATTACGAGGTGGCAGCCAGCAACGCACAGACGATCAAATCCTTTGGCACCGCCCAGGCGGGCGACCCCAACGACTGGCTCAGCGACGATGTGCAGACGCTGAGGGCACGCGCGAGCTACGAGATCCGCCACAACGGTTATGCAAAGGGCATGACGCGGACGCGGGCGAACGACCTGATCGGGACGAGGCCGAGACTGCAGTTTCGCAGCGGCAACGCCAAATTCGACGAGGCGGTCGAGCGTGAATGGGCACTGTGGGCGGGCACGAGTGACAACCCAGTGTGGGGAGTCGGCTATTGCGACGCCGAGGGCACCAAGTCGCTGAGCGATATATTAAAAATTGCCTGCGCACGCCACCAGGACGACAGCGGCGACGGCTACATCATAATGACACGCGAGAGGCGAGGACCGGGCAACTGGCGGCAGCGAGGCGACCGGGGCGTGCGGCTGCGTCTGAGGCTGGTCCATCCGGATCGGATAATGACGCCCTGGGGAGTCGACGACGACAGCGTAAAGGACGGCATCGAGTACGACGCGAACGGCCGACCCGCCTATTACTACGTGATGAAGGAACACCCCAACTCCGCGACGGCGGATCTGGTGGGCAAGTACGAAAAGATCCCGGCAAAGTACGTGCTGCACTATTTCGAATTCGAATACGCCGACCAGGCGCACGGCGAGCCGAGAATCACGCCGTCTCTGTGGACGTGGAACAAGATGCGGAGGTACACCGAGGCTGTGGTGGGCTCTGCGGAGCTGGCGGCGTGCCTGGCGGGGATCATCACCGGCGATTCCGACCCGGACGACGACGAGGTGCTCGATTGGGACACAGTGGAGATCGTCAAGAACGCACTGATGACCGTGCCCGGAGGCGGCGACATCCACCAGTTCAAGGCCGAGCAGCCCACAGGCACATACAAGGAGTTCAAGGCCGAGCTGCTCAATGAGGCGGCAAGGCCGTCGAACATGCCCTACAACGTCGCTGCGGGCAATTCCAGCGGCTACAACTACTCATCGGGGAGGCTCGACAAGCAGGAATATCAGAAGGACACCGCCAACGAACGCCACGGCGTGGAGACGAGGATCCTGGCTGCGATCGCCGCCGAATGGCTCCGCGAGGCGATGCTGATACCCGGATTTCTGCCTTCCGCCCCGCCGGAGGTGCTGCGTAACGCACGCGGCGGCTGGTACTGGGACGGTGTGGGCCACGTGGATCCGCAAAAAGAGGCGAACGCGCAGGAAACCCGCCTGCACAGGAGCAAGGTGTCAAACTTCGCGGACGAATGCGCCAAGGACGGCAAGGACTGGCAGCAGGTGATGATCCAGCGGGCGAAGGAAAAGGAATTTGCCGAGAGTCTCGGGCTCAATTACGAGCAGGCGGCGGTCGCGGATATGCCGCCGCAGAATGGCAATGATGACCAGGACGATGATGACGAGGACGAAGACGATGAGCAATAA
- a CDS encoding Mu-like prophage major head subunit gpT family protein — MSNKNRKKRRSKGRKRVIEQLRSENAQLKNTPDDEKLAEEMQQRNLTTRQFSVRAQTLDEKERTVEAVIATEERVVVLDWRRWEPIEEILRMDGVVLPDSRQVPMFDTHMRWGGTASVMGSTRDIHVEGGKLVGTNHFSSRQASEEAWTLVREGHLTDNSIGYRVLDYEKIEPGETATIGGRKYTASPKMALRVATEWEVIENSICPIGADRTAKNRGDQHTEQDRKPNQKQNQNHFQVHKKQEKRTMKFNEWLKERGFDPETISEEQRASLEELYKAEQSRSEPETEPKTKTKKKTEPEQGSRSAGEDPAAMREAIKAEMEAVREQERAERARVDEQIRKLGEEVGIEQSLIDDAIHGGKTVEGAQRYFLEKIRSDRPEVGSAPAIISRDNTVNREVIEDAMLLRAGYEDQVVEDSNGEKRADKADRFRDMSVLEIARQSLRMAGQPVPYGTEEVIRAAFEMDMRGFSNYSLSTMLGNVANKSLLRGYELVKKTWQAWCTTGSVSDFKEVTRNRFTLQDGFQEVKNGGRIDHTTATEEAEKYSITTYAQMFAITRNDIINDDLNQFTKVPMHMGRDAGLLAGKLVYAILTGNPKMGDGKSLFVSGHSNLNTSTGLTMDNLKSSITTFEKQTDKGSRNIRLSPKYIIVPSALYWTAKELLQSTLIVATGSTDAVKGNKNVVAGEVEPIKEPILNDDSATTWYLAADPSEADTVEVAYLNGKQTPTVEKFPMTPDVLGVQYRAYLDVGAKALDWRTLQKNTA; from the coding sequence ATGAGCAATAAAAATCGCAAGAAACGCCGGAGCAAGGGACGCAAGCGGGTGATCGAGCAGCTCCGCAGCGAGAACGCACAGCTCAAGAATACTCCGGACGACGAGAAGCTCGCCGAGGAGATGCAGCAGCGGAACCTGACCACGCGGCAGTTTTCGGTTCGAGCGCAGACACTGGACGAGAAGGAACGGACGGTCGAGGCGGTGATCGCCACCGAGGAGCGGGTAGTGGTGCTGGACTGGCGTCGGTGGGAGCCGATCGAGGAGATACTGCGGATGGACGGGGTGGTTCTGCCCGACAGCCGGCAGGTGCCGATGTTCGACACTCACATGCGTTGGGGCGGCACGGCGTCGGTAATGGGCAGCACACGCGACATACACGTAGAGGGCGGCAAGCTGGTCGGGACGAATCACTTTTCGAGCAGGCAGGCCAGCGAAGAGGCGTGGACGCTCGTCAGAGAGGGACATCTGACGGACAACAGCATCGGATACCGGGTGCTGGATTACGAAAAGATCGAGCCGGGCGAGACCGCGACCATCGGCGGCAGAAAATACACCGCATCGCCGAAGATGGCGCTTCGCGTGGCGACCGAGTGGGAGGTGATCGAAAACAGCATCTGCCCGATCGGAGCGGACCGCACCGCCAAGAATCGCGGTGATCAACATACAGAGCAGGACAGGAAGCCAAATCAAAAACAAAACCAAAACCATTTTCAAGTTCACAAAAAGCAGGAGAAACGAACCATGAAGTTCAATGAATGGCTGAAAGAGAGAGGGTTCGACCCGGAAACGATCAGCGAAGAGCAGCGAGCCAGCCTCGAAGAGCTCTACAAAGCTGAGCAGAGCCGGAGCGAACCGGAAACGGAACCGAAGACGAAGACGAAGAAAAAGACCGAGCCCGAGCAAGGCAGCCGGTCGGCAGGCGAGGACCCCGCGGCCATGCGCGAGGCGATCAAGGCCGAGATGGAGGCGGTTCGCGAACAAGAGCGCGCCGAGCGTGCCAGGGTCGACGAGCAGATCAGAAAGCTCGGCGAAGAGGTCGGCATCGAGCAGTCGCTGATAGACGATGCGATCCACGGCGGCAAGACCGTCGAGGGCGCACAGCGGTATTTTCTCGAAAAGATCCGCAGCGACCGACCGGAGGTAGGATCCGCACCGGCGATCATCAGCCGCGACAACACGGTCAACCGCGAGGTGATCGAGGATGCGATGCTGCTGCGTGCCGGGTACGAAGATCAGGTGGTCGAAGACAGCAACGGCGAAAAGCGTGCCGACAAGGCCGATCGCTTCCGCGATATGTCGGTGCTGGAGATCGCTCGTCAGTCGCTTCGCATGGCCGGTCAGCCGGTGCCCTACGGTACCGAAGAGGTCATTCGGGCGGCGTTCGAGATGGACATGCGGGGATTCTCGAATTACTCGCTTTCGACGATGCTCGGCAACGTCGCCAACAAGTCGCTGCTCCGCGGCTACGAGCTGGTCAAAAAGACCTGGCAGGCGTGGTGCACGACCGGCAGCGTGAGCGACTTCAAAGAAGTCACGAGAAATCGCTTCACCCTCCAGGACGGCTTCCAGGAGGTCAAGAACGGCGGCAGGATCGATCACACCACCGCGACCGAAGAGGCCGAGAAGTACAGCATCACGACCTACGCGCAGATGTTCGCGATTACCCGAAACGACATCATCAACGACGACCTGAATCAGTTCACGAAGGTCCCGATGCACATGGGTCGAGACGCCGGTCTGCTCGCGGGCAAGCTGGTCTACGCAATTCTCACCGGCAACCCGAAGATGGGCGACGGCAAGAGCCTGTTCGTCAGCGGCCACAGCAACCTCAACACCTCGACCGGCCTGACGATGGACAACCTCAAGAGCTCGATCACGACTTTTGAGAAGCAGACGGACAAGGGCAGCAGAAACATCCGCCTGAGCCCGAAGTACATCATCGTGCCGTCGGCACTGTACTGGACGGCCAAGGAGCTGCTGCAGTCGACGCTGATCGTCGCCACCGGCAGCACCGACGCGGTCAAGGGCAACAAGAACGTGGTCGCGGGCGAGGTCGAGCCGATCAAGGAACCGATCCTCAACGACGACTCGGCCACCACCTGGTATCTGGCGGCGGATCCGAGCGAGGCCGACACCGTAGAGGTCGCTTACCTCAACGGCAAGCAGACGCCTACGGTCGAAAAGTTCCCGATGACGCCGGACGTGCTGGGCGTGCAGTATCGGGCGTATCTCGACGTCGGTGCCAAGGCTCTCGACTGGCGGACGCTTCAGAAGAACACCGCGTAA
- a CDS encoding capsid cement protein: protein MELESIFKLGYGRLDYTAGGDGATSGQVVQVAGKAGVVTRDLDDSEAGYADVEGIFQIRAAAVVGNAGDNAWWDEDGDPYGDSDNAGKGALTTIASDGDFWVGTLVEDLAATDGEVKVALNVETPGLPAWTGKTHETKDDDYTVDAQDNGKVLHIATDAKTFTLPATSAGFEITFVNDGADAVVELTVSPNANDKITGVDLAGADNKDIVNTKATAEHGDFITLVGNGGDGWYIKAIRGTWALET from the coding sequence ATGGAACTCGAATCGATTTTTAAACTAGGTTACGGCCGGCTCGACTACACCGCCGGCGGCGACGGCGCCACCAGCGGCCAGGTCGTGCAGGTAGCGGGCAAGGCCGGTGTCGTGACGCGTGATCTCGACGACAGCGAGGCCGGTTACGCGGACGTTGAAGGCATATTCCAGATACGTGCGGCGGCCGTAGTCGGCAATGCAGGCGACAACGCCTGGTGGGACGAAGACGGCGACCCCTACGGCGACAGCGACAACGCCGGTAAAGGCGCACTGACCACGATCGCCAGCGACGGCGATTTCTGGGTGGGCACGCTCGTCGAGGACCTTGCGGCCACAGACGGCGAGGTAAAAGTAGCTCTCAACGTCGAAACGCCCGGTCTGCCCGCGTGGACAGGCAAGACGCACGAGACCAAGGACGACGACTACACCGTCGACGCACAGGACAACGGCAAGGTGCTGCACATCGCCACCGACGCCAAGACGTTCACGCTGCCGGCGACATCCGCGGGCTTTGAGATCACGTTCGTCAACGACGGCGCTGATGCCGTCGTCGAGCTGACGGTGAGCCCGAACGCCAACGACAAGATCACCGGAGTCGACCTGGCGGGCGCAGACAACAAGGATATCGTCAACACCAAGGCGACCGCCGAACACGGCGACTTTATCACCCTGGTGGGCAACGGCGGCGACGGCTGGTACATCAAGGCGATCCGCGGCACCTGGGCACTCGAGACCTAG
- a CDS encoding DUF1353 domain-containing protein yields MSRQISYIPPIVELLDNGNIRLSRGWRVRAGDWSFIARQGFVSDGNSVPWLFRGLVPKFGRNTVAGIAHDWLYYSGEMINSSGRAVQISQRQADMIRLELCRWCSVPWWQRLVSYIGLRIGGWYAWRKHRKRRAGAERRAVTGQRNQASQPDNEDGATGAGRIVKEPAAGPSPRTKSQEDL; encoded by the coding sequence ATGAGCCGACAGATCAGCTACATACCGCCGATAGTCGAGCTGCTCGACAACGGCAACATAAGACTGTCGCGTGGATGGCGTGTCCGCGCGGGCGACTGGAGTTTTATCGCAAGACAAGGATTCGTCAGCGACGGCAACTCCGTGCCCTGGCTGTTCCGCGGGCTCGTCCCCAAGTTCGGCCGAAACACGGTTGCAGGTATCGCCCATGACTGGCTGTATTACAGCGGTGAGATGATCAACAGCAGTGGACGTGCTGTCCAGATCAGCCAGAGACAGGCTGACATGATCAGGCTCGAATTGTGCCGGTGGTGCAGCGTGCCGTGGTGGCAGCGGCTGGTGAGCTATATCGGTCTGAGGATCGGCGGCTGGTACGCCTGGCGAAAGCACCGCAAACGAAGAGCAGGTGCCGAACGAAGAGCAGTTACCGGCCAGCGGAATCAAGCCTCTCAACCCGACAATGAAGATGGTGCCACGGGGGCCGGTCGAATTGTAAAAGAGCCAGCGGCAGGGCCGAGCCCCCGCACCAAATCGCAGGAGGATTTGTAG